AAGGCCAATCCAAGGAGGACGACCACGATGCCGGCGGCTGCGGCGATTGGGAAGAGTCGTTCGGCTAAGCCAAGGGGTTCATTGGCATAGGAAGCTGCCAAAGCATGGGCTGAGGTGATAGAGTCGATGACGACCCCTTCTCCCTGGAGTCGATGGATGATCGAGGGTGGGGCTCCTTTGGCGAGCCAGACCTGGTTGCTGGCCGAGGAGGCTGAGTCTTGGGCTAGCTCGGCTTGGGTGAGGTCGACAATACTGGCATCGGCACCGACCGAGGGGAGGGAGGAGAGGGTGAGGATGGGACGGATGTTGATCTGGTTGCCATCGAGACCGACGGTGACACCGGTTCCAACGGCTGAGACGGAGTTCGCCGATAGCGTCGCTTTGACACTCTGGCTGACGATGGCGGGGAGATAAGTTGGGTAACTGGCAGGTACCACAGCGATGTCGGAGCCACCGGTAGCTGGGTAGGCCGTAAAGGAGAGGAGGCCGGGGTGTGAAGAACCCACCTTGACGGGGGCATTGATGCCCGCTTTCCAGGCGCTGGCGAGCACGCCGGAGCCACTCGGATTTCTAATACCCCCGAGATGCTCGATCTCAATTGAGAAGGTTGCTGACGGATTGACCACGCCGCCATTTGAGATCGCCAGATAGCCAATGCCAGACAGGAGACAGCCATCAATACGACACGGGATCGATACTGACCTCGTCGTCGGGGTCGCATACAAGGGGATGACGAGAAGATCAGGAGTCGCCTGCGCTTCGTCATACAGGGAGACGGTCAACTCGACTTGGACACCCGCTGGGATCGTTCCTCGCGTATTAGCCGTGACGGTCAAGGACGAGGCGTTCGTGGTCAAGGCCTTGCTCGCTAAGGGAACAAGACGATGCTCGATGGTTGCAGCTGAGCCAGCATCGAGGGCAGCTGGCCACGATACTGCTTGAAAGCGGCTTGCCTGTAGTGCCAACGTGGTGCCGGTTTTGGAACGATAGAGCTCAGCCGCCATCGCCTCATGACCACCTGGGTCAGCCTGATCAACTGCTCGTGAGAGGCCTAAGTGCTTCGGAAGCGAGACGGTGAGTACCTTGCCGGCTCCAACCTCATAGCTAGCGACATCACTGCGATGACGGGCAATCACCGATTGGGCTCCGTAGCCAAAGACCACAAGGGCTAGTGCCATGCCAAAGGGGATGATCTGGCGCAACATCGGGGAGCGGGCGCGAAGTTGGCGAACCGCCAGGTACCACGAGATCCGGCGTCCCTTGCGGGTGAGACGACGAGCACCTCGGAGTGCGAGGCCGGTCAATGCGATCACTATGATGGCAAACCCAGCCCCCAGGAGGGCTGGGGCGGCACCGGCTAAGGGATCGACGCTGTTGCCGTTAGTTGGGGCGATCACCAGCTGTGCGGTAAGGACTGCGGCTATTACCACGATCAACACGTCGATGAGTGCCCGGAAACGCCCATGGTTGCGCAACGCAGAGCGACTCGCCTCAAGCACCCCACGGCGAAGGACGGTCACTGCGGCGATCACGGTCACCACCAAGGCAGCCACGATCACAGCTAAGCCGGCAAGATAGGTGGTCGGCAAGATATAGAGCTTGGTCCCAGCCGCAAAATAGGTACGTCCTATGATCGATACCGTCAAGTAGGCACCGAGGAACCCGAGTGGGGCTGCGATCACCAGCACCACGAGTGGTTCACCAATTGCTCTCGCCACGATACCTCTGGGACGAACGCCTCTCAGTTG
This portion of the Ferrimicrobium acidiphilum DSM 19497 genome encodes:
- a CDS encoding FtsX-like permease family protein, with protein sequence MGASASYHVVGTYAIPDISTRYWWDEEFFTFGATISPVTLDPMFVSPGFFGGKAAFGATTVGGLSSYEGVDRELQMSLRPEVVNIHNYQQSELVTARYRTQVAAREGLTASSGLASQIRAIVASQHSMSTLVTVIILELILLGLIVFGTLIWRMAQSRMGEFRLAQLRGVRPRGIVARAIGEPLVVLVIAAPLGFLGAYLTVSIIGRTYFAAGTKLYILPTTYLAGLAVIVAALVVTVIAAVTVLRRGVLEASRSALRNHGRFRALIDVLIVVIAAVLTAQLVIAPTNGNSVDPLAGAAPALLGAGFAIIVIALTGLALRGARRLTRKGRRISWYLAVRQLRARSPMLRQIIPFGMALALVVFGYGAQSVIARHRSDVASYEVGAGKVLTVSLPKHLGLSRAVDQADPGGHEAMAAELYRSKTGTTLALQASRFQAVSWPAALDAGSAATIEHRLVPLASKALTTNASSLTVTANTRGTIPAGVQVELTVSLYDEAQATPDLLVIPLYATPTTRSVSIPCRIDGCLLSGIGYLAISNGGVVNPSATFSIEIEHLGGIRNPSGSGVLASAWKAGINAPVKVGSSHPGLLSFTAYPATGGSDIAVVPASYPTYLPAIVSQSVKATLSANSVSAVGTGVTVGLDGNQINIRPILTLSSLPSVGADASIVDLTQAELAQDSASSASNQVWLAKGAPPSIIHRLQGEGVVIDSITSAHALAASYANEPLGLAERLFPIAAAAGIVVVLLGLAFELLVEGRGRIPEFAAIRVLGLTRARLVIGYILEATILVVAAAIAGVGAGLLGARLALPALPEIDSGLDGLHFGYALPVLGEIAIVAVVLVAAIVVGAIAALRIVGRASFDELRAGDR